A single bacterium DNA region contains:
- a CDS encoding ABC transporter ATP-binding protein, whose translation MTSCALDVARVTRRFGERTAVSDVTFQVPRGEVFALLGPDGAGKTTLLRMCCGAIPPTSGRIIADGTDIARNPLVAQAGIGYMPQRFSLYGDLSVRENLDFYADLFDVPREGRAAKTAALLRFAGLTDFHGRLAQALSGGMKQKLALACTLIHSPSLLLLDEPTTGVDPVSRREFWRLLYELHRGGATIVASTPYMDEAERATTVGFMYEGRLISVEPPDAMRRRMRGEVVELLAEPRETVRRVLAASPYVLSHMVFADRLHVVVRNAAEAVPALRADLARAGATVLEAEPIAPSLEDVFISMIEAHGREDGAGAAGTARA comes from the coding sequence ATGACCTCGTGCGCGCTCGACGTCGCCCGCGTGACGCGGCGGTTCGGCGAGCGCACGGCGGTGTCGGACGTGACCTTTCAGGTGCCGCGCGGGGAAGTGTTCGCCCTGCTCGGTCCCGACGGCGCGGGGAAGACGACCCTGCTGCGGATGTGCTGCGGGGCGATTCCGCCGACGTCCGGCCGCATCATCGCGGACGGGACCGACATCGCCCGGAATCCGCTCGTCGCGCAGGCCGGGATCGGCTACATGCCGCAGCGCTTCAGCCTGTACGGCGATCTGTCGGTCCGGGAGAACCTGGACTTCTACGCGGACCTCTTCGACGTGCCGCGGGAGGGCCGCGCCGCGAAGACGGCCGCGCTGCTCCGATTCGCCGGGCTGACGGACTTCCACGGCCGCCTTGCCCAGGCGCTCTCGGGCGGCATGAAGCAAAAGCTCGCGCTCGCCTGCACGCTGATCCACTCGCCGTCGCTTCTGCTGCTCGACGAGCCGACGACGGGCGTGGACCCGGTGTCGCGCCGAGAGTTCTGGCGGCTCCTGTACGAACTGCACCGCGGCGGCGCCACGATCGTCGCCAGCACGCCGTACATGGACGAGGCGGAGCGGGCCACGACGGTCGGCTTCATGTACGAGGGCCGCCTGATCTCGGTCGAGCCGCCCGACGCGATGCGCCGGCGGATGCGCGGCGAGGTGGTGGAGCTGCTGGCGGAGCCGCGCGAGACCGTGCGCCGGGTGCTCGCCGCGTCCCCGTACGTACTGTCGCACATGGTGTTTGCGGACCGGCTTCACGTCGTCGTGCGGAACGCCGCGGAGGCGGTGCCGGCGCTGCGCGCCGATCTCGCCAGGGCCGGCGCGACGGTGCTCGAGGCCGAACCGATCGCGCCGTCGCTCGAGGACGTGTTCATCTCGATGATCGAAGCGCACGGCCGCGAAGACGGTGCCGGCGCGGCCGGAACGGCCCGTGCCTGA
- a CDS encoding efflux RND transporter periplasmic adaptor subunit yields MADASSARRRRRPILFAVLAAVVLAVIAWEAGQGYLRRADAGKLFGSGSIEATQVDISPKIVGRIIKLYAAEGDTVRAGQVLVRLDSRDLQAQVDQASANIVAAQAKVTQAASAIETQQQTTDTQVAQARAALEAARTRVPQSQTTVTLQGQTVEQAIQQARAQLSAAQAQAASARSNLAKAQADYARAKALFAEGAISAQDVDAARAAYDAAVAADRGARDAVTQAQAGLATAQSNRLQVPIQEQNVRANQAAVGQAQAALATAAAGYTVVEQRRQDLAAARAALVQAQATLRYQQILLGYATIASPIDGVVLTQNNQEGEVVAAGGAIYTIVNPGDMWLRVYIPEDQIGQIHLGQRADIMVDTYPGRTFPARVSEISTQAAFTPINVQSRENRVKLVYGVKLQLTNRYGELKPGMPADATIYVGPPR; encoded by the coding sequence ATGGCCGACGCCTCCAGCGCACGGCGCCGCCGGCGGCCGATTCTCTTCGCCGTGCTGGCCGCCGTCGTACTGGCGGTGATCGCGTGGGAAGCCGGCCAGGGGTATCTGCGGCGCGCCGACGCCGGGAAGCTCTTCGGCTCCGGGTCGATCGAGGCGACTCAGGTCGACATCTCTCCCAAGATCGTCGGCCGCATCATCAAGCTCTACGCGGCGGAAGGCGACACGGTCCGCGCCGGGCAGGTGCTGGTCAGGCTCGACAGCCGCGATCTGCAGGCCCAGGTGGACCAGGCCAGCGCGAACATCGTCGCGGCCCAGGCCAAAGTCACGCAGGCCGCGTCCGCGATCGAGACGCAGCAACAAACGACCGACACTCAGGTCGCTCAGGCCCGCGCGGCGCTCGAGGCCGCGCGGACCCGCGTGCCGCAGTCGCAGACGACCGTGACCCTGCAGGGGCAAACCGTCGAGCAGGCCATTCAGCAGGCGCGGGCACAGCTCAGCGCGGCACAGGCGCAGGCGGCCAGCGCGCGGTCGAACCTGGCGAAGGCGCAGGCGGACTACGCGCGGGCCAAAGCGCTGTTCGCGGAGGGCGCCATCTCCGCCCAGGACGTCGACGCGGCTCGGGCGGCTTATGACGCCGCGGTCGCCGCCGATCGGGGCGCCCGCGACGCCGTCACGCAGGCGCAGGCCGGGCTCGCGACGGCGCAGTCGAACCGGCTGCAGGTGCCGATCCAGGAGCAGAACGTCCGCGCAAACCAGGCCGCGGTCGGTCAAGCTCAGGCCGCGCTCGCCACCGCGGCGGCCGGCTACACGGTGGTCGAGCAGCGGCGCCAGGATCTCGCCGCGGCCCGCGCGGCGCTGGTTCAGGCGCAGGCGACGCTCCGCTACCAGCAGATCCTGCTCGGGTACGCCACCATCGCCTCGCCGATCGACGGCGTCGTGCTCACCCAAAACAACCAGGAAGGCGAAGTCGTCGCGGCGGGCGGCGCGATCTACACGATCGTGAACCCCGGCGATATGTGGCTGCGCGTCTACATTCCGGAAGACCAGATCGGGCAGATCCACCTCGGGCAGCGGGCCGACATCATGGTGGACACCTATCCCGGCCGGACATTTCCGGCCCGCGTCTCAGAGATCAGCACCCAGGCCGCGTTTACGCCGATCAACGTGCAGTCGCGGGAGAACCGCGTCAAGCTCGTCTACGGGGTGAAGCTGCAGCTCACCAACCGCTACGGCGAGCTGAAGCCGGGGATGCCCGCGGACGCGACGATCTACGTCGGGCCGCCGCGATGA